The genomic interval AATGTGTCCCCCCACAGGCTGAGTAATCAAACTCGCCGGTTATAACAATTCGCAAAAGGCCACTTCGCTTCGGGATTCTACGCAAAGGGATGGCGTTTAGTTCGTCTCCTTCAAGGAACCTAATCTGCACCGGATCATTCGCCAGGACTACTTCGTTGGCAATACTCTCCGACTTTTGCAACTGCTCCTCGGCTACAGAAGATTGATCCAACTCTATGGCTGCGTACTGCTCACCGAGATGAACCGATACTGTCGACCATCCAAACAATTTCACGAAAGCCTGACTAAGTATATGCTGGGCTGTGTGCTTACGGCTATTGGCCTTACGGCGTGTACGATTCACCTCTCCGTGTACCGTCTGCCCCACACCCCCTACAGGACTTGATGACAAATGACGGATCACATCGTCGCCAGTCTCGACAACTTCCTCAATAGCAACACCGGCCAGCTCGCCGGTATCAAATAGCTGTCCCCCTGACGTGGGGTAAAATGCCGAACGATCCAGTATAGTGTAGTACCGGCCCTCGTCCTCACCGATCACCGCAATGGTGGCATCAAACTCCACCAGTTCGGCATCATGATAATAAAGTCGTTCAGTCATCCGGTCAGAAGTCTCTCCGCTTAACCCGTCTATCTTTTTCTTGTACACCTCAGTCTTCAGTTGAGACAATGTGATTACGAAGCGTGCCTACGTTTTCGACGCGCACCTCAATCGTATCGCCGGACTTCATAGGAGCAATTCCGGCGGGTGTCCCTGTGGAAATCAAATCGCCCGGGCTCAATGTCATTATTGAAGAGATATAGGATATCAACTGGGGGATAAGGAAAATCATCTGAGAAGTGCGTCCCGACTGCTTGACCTCATCGTTGAGAATGCCTTCAATCAGGATGTCATCATAATTGATGTCTGTGACAATCCAGGGACCAACAGGACAGAACGTATCAAAACCCTTGGCCCGTGTCCATTGGCCGTCGAGTTTCTGAAGGTCGCGCGCGGTGACATCATTGACACAGGTCAAACCAAAAATATGGTTTGCTGCCTCCTCCACACTGACCTTACAGGCTGTCTTGCCAATAACGACCCCAAGTTCGGCTTCATAGTCAACACGTTCCGAAACGGGTGGAAGCACAATCCTCGCCTCCGGACCAATAATCGATGAAGACGGCTTCATAAACAGAAGCGGCCGCTCCGGGGCTTCATCAGCCGAATACGATGCTTTGACATGCGCATGGTAGTTCAATCCCACGCAGATGATCTTCGATGGAATTACCGGTGCCAACAAAGTTTTGTCGGACAACTCTCTTGCGGAAAACTCACCGCCCGCAGGTTCAACTCCGTCCCAGGGTGCCTTACCTAAAGGTGTAATAGTACCTCCGGTAAGATCACCATTGAGAAACCCGAACTGAGGTCCAATTTCGGAAGATTTCTGATATCTAACAAAACGCTGACTCATAACATGTCCCTATCTATCTGTATTGCGCACAACTGCACAGACATCATTGGCAATGAATAAAGGCGACCTGGTCGTCACGGTCAACCACAATCAGAGTTGCTTCTTCTTCCAGTTGCCCATTTTGAACCACATACCCAGGATAATGGCTTTGATAAGAGTAGTGATCGTCAGGGTCCACCAGATACCATTAATACCCCAGTCGAGCGTGAAGCACAGAAAGTAGGCCATAGGAATACGGGCGAGCGATCCGGGTACTGAGACCACCATAGGAGGAATCGTGTCCCCCGCTCCTCCAAAAGCACCTTCAAGAACAATCTCGATAGCCATAGCCGTTTGCGACAGGCCGAGGATGACAAGATAGTCTGCCGCGATGTGCAACACCTCCGGATCGTCGGTGAAGATAGAAGCTATCTGCCGTGGGAGAAGAATGAACAAGAGCGAAGTAACCAGTGTGAGTCCTATCGCAATCCCGGTTGCTCCCCAGGCACAACGGGCCGCGCGATCGGGTTTGCCTGCGCCGAGATTCTGTCCCACCATAGTAGAGGCAGCGATGGAGACGCCGAAACAGGTCAGGTAGGAGAGTGACTCCATGCGATTACCGATACCCATCGCGGCCGCAGCAACCTCACCGAATTCATGCACATATTTGATCAAGAACCAATAGACAACCACAAACACGAGTTGCTGACTTGCGATTGGGAGACCGATGCGGATGATCTTGAGCATATCTCTGATGTGCACCGGAACCCGCAGGACGCGGCCGATGTCAAAGCCGAGTCCACCACGCATCATTCGCACTGTTATCCAAGTAACGCCCACCAGAACCGATACACCTGTGGCCAGAGCCGCGCCTGGCACTCCCATAGCCGGGATTGGTCCCAAACCGAAAATGAACAGTGGATCGAGAGCCATGTTCAGAACTACAGTTACCATGCCCACCTTGGTAGGAGTCCTGGTATCACCTGAGGCTCGGAATATGGCGTAGATGGCGTCCAGAATGAAGAAGAGCACAGCTATTCCAAATGAAATCCGCAGATAGGGGACAGCATGAACACTAGTAGCCACACTGGTGTCCATAAAGTTGAGCATCGATGGCGTAAGAATTATACCTGCGAGAGAAAAAGTCAGCCCAATACCGACTGCCAGGGCCAGCCCCTGTCGCGCATAGTGGGCCGCCTTATCGGGATTACGCGCCCCAATATATCGGGAAACGAGGGCTGTGACACCAATGCAGATGATTGAAATGAAGGCAAAGACCGTCCAGATCACAACCATAGATGAGGTCACAGCATCTTGCGCCGTCGATCCAAGTTTGCCTACCCAGAAATAATCGGTGGAGGTCAGTGCGAACTCCATGAACATGTTGAGTACAACGGGGATCGATAGAGAAAAGATCGTACGCGTGATCGGGCCGCTCGTGATATGGTCGGTATTCGTCATTACTTTCTGGCGTGCGCGTCAGCGGTAAATGCGGGTTGAATCCGTCATTGGCAGAAACACTCAATCGTCATCATCATCGTCTCCATCATCCGTTCCACTTCCGTGCGAAATCGGAGTATCATCAAGGACAGGATGGGATGCTTTCGACTCATCGTCTGTACTGTCGTCGGCAATCATGGTAACCACTCGTTGCGGGAACGGAATCTCGATTCCTTCGACACGGAAACGACGGAGCACCTGCTGGCGGAGCTCACTTTCAGTTCGATATTGGGTAGTGACATCGGCCACGCGACAACGTAGCGATACATCCAAAGCACTGTCACCAAAATTGAGAAATCGGAACTGAGGAGCGGGATGTTCTATTATATTGGTGTGTTTGGAAGCTTCGTCAAGCATCACAGTACGTACCTGGTCAAGATCTTCTCCATATCCAACGCCGACATCAACACGGATTCTCGTCTCTGTTTGAGGGTAAGATAAGTTATGAACGGTTGATTTTGTTAGTTCAGCATTAGGAACAATAATGAGAGTGTTCTCGCGTGTTTGAAACTTGGTCGAGCGCACTCCTATTTGGTAGACATCACAAACGCGACCATCGTCGAGGAGAAGGCGATCTCCCGTTCGGAATGGACGATCAATCATAATCACAAAGCCACCAATCATGTTGGCGATCGTATCCTGGGCGGCCAGGGCAATGGCCAGTGAACCTACTCCCAGGACAGTAATAAGACCAGTGATATTGACATCGAAGTGGTCGAGTATCACGAGCACACCAAGCACGTACAAAATGACCTTTACGGCCCGGTCAATCAATGGCATAAACTCATCGTCAATTTTCGTTTCGGTGCGTGAAGCGACATTTGTACCAAACCATGAGATCATCGTCGAAAGCACTCGGACTGCCATGTGTGCGATAATAAGAACCCCGAACGTGAAGATCACGCCGTCGACAATTGTAAATACAGCTTCACTGAGATAGGGTAACTCCCGGTCCTGAAGAAATTGGACAAGGTAACCGAACCCGAGAAGATACACCATCAGGTAAGCGGGACGACGAGCAGCACCGAGCAATTTATCGTCGAAATCGGTTTTGGTTCGGGAAGCCAGGTGTTGCGCTACAACAAACAATAGCATCCGTGCCATCAACACAGCCACAACAGTGACAGTTATGATAATCGCGATACCCACCAATAGTTGCCATTGGCTCGGTACGGCCAGATAATCCATAAATTCATACATGGGTTCACCTACCTTATGTCGAATACAATCCCGGTCGTTTCAAAACGGGCGCGAACGGTAATAGTGTCGGGATGCACTGCTCGTGTTTCTGCAAAACGGAAAGGACAGGCCGA from Candidatus Zixiibacteriota bacterium carries:
- a CDS encoding fumarylacetoacetate hydrolase family protein translates to MSQRFVRYQKSSEIGPQFGFLNGDLTGGTITPLGKAPWDGVEPAGGEFSARELSDKTLLAPVIPSKIICVGLNYHAHVKASYSADEAPERPLLFMKPSSSIIGPEARIVLPPVSERVDYEAELGVVIGKTACKVSVEEAANHIFGLTCVNDVTARDLQKLDGQWTRAKGFDTFCPVGPWIVTDINYDDILIEGILNDEVKQSGRTSQMIFLIPQLISYISSIMTLSPGDLISTGTPAGIAPMKSGDTIEVRVENVGTLRNHIVSTED
- a CDS encoding MATE family efflux transporter, with the protein product MTNTDHITSGPITRTIFSLSIPVVLNMFMEFALTSTDYFWVGKLGSTAQDAVTSSMVVIWTVFAFISIICIGVTALVSRYIGARNPDKAAHYARQGLALAVGIGLTFSLAGIILTPSMLNFMDTSVATSVHAVPYLRISFGIAVLFFILDAIYAIFRASGDTRTPTKVGMVTVVLNMALDPLFIFGLGPIPAMGVPGAALATGVSVLVGVTWITVRMMRGGLGFDIGRVLRVPVHIRDMLKIIRIGLPIASQQLVFVVVYWFLIKYVHEFGEVAAAAMGIGNRMESLSYLTCFGVSIAASTMVGQNLGAGKPDRAARCAWGATGIAIGLTLVTSLLFILLPRQIASIFTDDPEVLHIAADYLVILGLSQTAMAIEIVLEGAFGGAGDTIPPMVVSVPGSLARIPMAYFLCFTLDWGINGIWWTLTITTLIKAIILGMWFKMGNWKKKQL
- a CDS encoding mechanosensitive ion channel family protein translates to MYEFMDYLAVPSQWQLLVGIAIIITVTVVAVLMARMLLFVVAQHLASRTKTDFDDKLLGAARRPAYLMVYLLGFGYLVQFLQDRELPYLSEAVFTIVDGVIFTFGVLIIAHMAVRVLSTMISWFGTNVASRTETKIDDEFMPLIDRAVKVILYVLGVLVILDHFDVNITGLITVLGVGSLAIALAAQDTIANMIGGFVIMIDRPFRTGDRLLLDDGRVCDVYQIGVRSTKFQTRENTLIIVPNAELTKSTVHNLSYPQTETRIRVDVGVGYGEDLDQVRTVMLDEASKHTNIIEHPAPQFRFLNFGDSALDVSLRCRVADVTTQYRTESELRQQVLRRFRVEGIEIPFPQRVVTMIADDSTDDESKASHPVLDDTPISHGSGTDDGDDDDDD